The genomic interval CCTGAGGAGGTTCTGCTGATCTAGCCCCTGAGGGCCCAGACGATCCCCCTCTCAATCGCCCGGACATCAACTATGCCCCTCTCATAGAGCCTGGAGAGGAGGGATCTGATGGTCACTGCGCCGAGTATAACAGAGCTCGGAGTTAGCTCAGCCCCTCCCTCAGCAAGCATCCTGAACGTCAGCTCCTCCACCGTGAGCTCCCTGGCCCTGAGAGCTGATATCACCCCCTCCCTTATGGATTCCAGCGCCCTCAGGTTCTCCTCAACCAGCTCCATGGCCCTCCTCCCCTCAACAACAGGGCCGTGGGATGGCACCACCTTCTCGAAGTCCTTAATGTGATCTCTCAACCACTCCAGAGTCCTCAAGGCTGCTTCAAAGTCAAGGAAGTACGGGATAACCACCCTCTTCAGCAGCTTATCGCCGAAGATGGAGTCAGCGGCATAGAGTATGCCCGAGTCCGTGAGGTAGCCAACCTGGCCGAAGGTGTGACCGGGCAGGCTCAGGGCCTCTATGCGATCTATCCTGAAGGGGAGCCTGAAGGGGACGTTCACGCTCACGGGCAAAGCTTCCACGTGGAATATCAGGTTCCAGGGGGCGTAGCCGCCGAACGTAGTTGCCTCCCTGAGCTCGGGGGACTCGATGAAGGGGAGCTCGTGGAGAGGTGCGTAGATGCCTGACTCGCTCCTCAAGCCCCTGGCTGCGAGCACGTGATCGGAGTGGGAGTGGGTTATCAGAACAGCTTCTATTTTCCCCTGCCCCTCTATCTCAGCCCTCCTCCCCTCGGGGCAGCCCGGGTCTATGACGTAGAAGCCCGAAGGGGATCCGACAAAAAGCGTGGCTGGACTTCCGGGGAGTATGAAGGCGTCGCCCCCTATACCCTTGAGCATGGGCCCGGGCCCCTGGTAACCTTAAAAAAAGCTTGCAAGATCAGAGCCTCACTCTCTCCTCCAATCCCCTCCTCTCCACGAACGTCCAGCCGAAGCTCCTCCCCCTCAGCCTGGCGTATATTACGTCTAGGAAGCACTTGAGCATCAGCACCTCATGGAACTGCTTGTAGCCTAGGGCGAAAAGCGGGACCACCGCGAGCGAGAGTTCCCTCTCTCCCGCTATCTGAAGCGCTATCAGCGTTATCAGGATCTGTAGAGTTGAGAAGAGCAATATCTGAATGATCAGCGGGATTATGAGTCCCCTAAGGATGGCCAGGGCTATCGATATCATCGCCAGGAAGTCTATAATGGGGATGAGGAGGTTGTTTATTATTATCAGCGGGAAGTCGAGGGCCCTGAGGTGACCGAAGCCGGAACGATAGGCGTAGACGTCCCTGTGCTTGAGCAGGACCTCGAATGCCCCCCTGTACCACCTCAACCTCTGCCTGTAGAGGCTCCTCAGATCCTCGGGCACCTCCGTGAAGGCCACGGCATATGAGCTCGCCTGAACCACCCTCCCGGATTTGAGGGCCTTAACTGTGACGTCGAAGTCCTCAGTGAGGGTGTCTGCATCGTAAAATCCTGTGGCCTCGAGCACGCTCCTCCTGAAGGCCCCCAGGGCTCCCGATATTATTGGAACCGCCCCTAGGACGCTTAGGCCCTTCCTGAAGAGGTGAAATGTGGCTATGTACTCGATCGCCTGGAGCTTCGTTATCAGGTTGACCCTGTTCCTCACCATGACGTTACCGGCCACCGCGGAGACGTTTGGATCCTGAAGCTTCCTGACGAGCTCCGTTATCGCCTCCCTGCTGATTATCGTATCAGCATCTATGAACACAATGACATCCCCCTTCGCGAACCTGAGGCCGAAGTTGAGGGCCCTGGCCTTCCCCATCCCCCCGATCTCCTTCCTCAGCACCTTGAACCTCGGACCCTGGTACTTGGAGGCCACCTCAAACGTCCTGTCCGTTGAGGCATCGTCGACGACTATGACCTCCTTAGGCTCATAATCGGACTCCAGAACAGATCTTATTGTGTAGTCTATCACCCTCTCCTCGTTCCTAGCCGGTATTATCACGCTGACGAGGGGCCTGTGGAGGAGGGGCCTTCCCCTCTCCCTCTCCTCCAGGTTCCTGTAGTGAACGGCCAGGGGGATCAGCAGCATGTAGTGCCAGGTTATCGTGGCCAGACCGAAGGCTAGGAAGCTGTACAGGAACCTCTCAAACCTGCTCTGAATGTCGTAGGAGAGAGTGAGGGAGAGGAGGAACGGGAGGACCAGTAGGAGGAAGGGGAGGGACCTCTCCCCAAGGTAGCTGGGCCTCTCCGATCTGAAGAACGCTGCGTGCGCGATGAAGTACGATGATATCAGGACGGCCGTGCAGAAGGACACCAGGGAGAGAAGCCCCCCTGTGAGGATCGGTATCAGGATCAGGTTGAGGTAGATCAGGGAGAGGGTCATGTAGATGGTCCTCAAGCTCCCTCCCCCAGGGACCTCAGAACCTCCTCCAGGGTGCGCTCCACTCCCTCGAGCCTAACCAGTCTCACCCCGAGGCTCGATGCCAGCCTGGCCACTGGCTCCCTCACCTCCCCCCTGTGGATCACCACAACTCTCCCGGCTCCCACGTCATAGGCCTTGGAGAATATGGCCATGAGCCTCTCCTCATCCAGCTCATCCGCGACCTCCACCACGGCGGCCACGGACCCCTCTCCCGGCCTCCTCAGGACCACGTCGAACTCCAGATCAACCCCGGAGGATCCCCTCATGACCACATGGGGCCCCAGGACCTCGTAATCCCGGGAGAGCATGCTCCTGATCTCCTCATAGAGCCTCATGGTCGGGATCTGCACGGTAATGCTCCCGGGAACGACAACATATCTGTGAACCTCCTTCGTCCTCAACTCCGTCCACTTATTCTCATATCCGCATTTTAGGCACTCGTAATTGAGGGAGGGGACCGAGAAGACCTCACCGCACTCCTCACACCTCTGGACATCCGCCACCCTGATGAAGTCCCTCCCCAGCTCCCTCAGCTCCCTACCGCACTTGGGGCAAAG from Candidatus Korarchaeota archaeon NZ13-K carries:
- a CDS encoding MBL fold metallo-hydrolase; protein product: MLKGIGGDAFILPGSPATLFVGSPSGFYVIDPGCPEGRRAEIEGQGKIEAVLITHSHSDHVLAARGLRSESGIYAPLHELPFIESPELREATTFGGYAPWNLIFHVEALPVSVNVPFRLPFRIDRIEALSLPGHTFGQVGYLTDSGILYAADSIFGDKLLKRVVIPYFLDFEAALRTLEWLRDHIKDFEKVVPSHGPVVEGRRAMELVEENLRALESIREGVISALRARELTVEELTFRMLAEGGAELTPSSVILGAVTIRSLLSRLYERGIVDVRAIERGIVWALRG
- a CDS encoding glycosyltransferase family 2 protein, which produces MRTIYMTLSLIYLNLILIPILTGGLLSLVSFCTAVLISSYFIAHAAFFRSERPSYLGERSLPFLLLVLPFLLSLTLSYDIQSRFERFLYSFLAFGLATITWHYMLLIPLAVHYRNLEERERGRPLLHRPLVSVIIPARNEERVIDYTIRSVLESDYEPKEVIVVDDASTDRTFEVASKYQGPRFKVLRKEIGGMGKARALNFGLRFAKGDVIVFIDADTIISREAITELVRKLQDPNVSAVAGNVMVRNRVNLITKLQAIEYIATFHLFRKGLSVLGAVPIISGALGAFRRSVLEATGFYDADTLTEDFDVTVKALKSGRVVQASSYAVAFTEVPEDLRSLYRQRLRWYRGAFEVLLKHRDVYAYRSGFGHLRALDFPLIIINNLLIPIIDFLAMISIALAILRGLIIPLIIQILLFSTLQILITLIALQIAGERELSLAVVPLFALGYKQFHEVLMLKCFLDVIYARLRGRSFGWTFVERRGLEERVRL